The genome window TCTGTAGTGCGCAACCAAGAGGCCCTAACATCTCTACAGGCACATCCTTGGGTACCTTTACTACATTGCGCTCTGAGGCAATCGCATAAGTGGCAAATGAAGACTGGCCGAAAAATGAGCCGTACACGGTCTGGCTTCCCTGTTTCATGTATGTGCTGCCATCAGGGCGGGTCCCGAAAAAGTTGAATGGGAAAAAGCAGTCACAATGGGTTGGATGACCCTTTGTGCATGGCCCGCATGTGCCGCAGGAGATATAACTCATTGCTACATGATCACCCGGTACAACCTTTTTTACCAGCTTGCCCACCTTTTCAACAACACCTGCACCTTCGTGGCCGAATACACCGGGAAATTTTACCGGGAGGTATCCATGCTGCCCTGAAAGGTCTGTGTGGCAAAGCCCGCACCCCTTTATGCGCACCAGTATTTCATTATCTCTGGGTTCATCCAGCTCTACCTCTTCTATTACAAATGGATCAGACGCTTTTTTTACTATTGCTGCCTTGATTTTCATACCCTTCCTCCTTAACTAATTGAAATTAGACATCTTTTTTGAGTAGGAATTATATGGAGTTAAGTTCTGTATGTCAATATAAAACTGTCTGAGGCATAAAACTGTTGACAATCACTGCCCTGATAATGAATTCTTTTATAAAAGAGTTCTCAAAATATAGAGAGGTAGTGTTGTGCCATGATAGAGATTACAAGTGATATACATATACCGGACAGCGAGTTGAAAGAGGATTTTATACGTTCAAGCGGACCAGGGGGGCAGAATGTGAACAAGGTCTCCACGGCTGTACAACTCAGGTTTGACGTGAAAAATACATCCTCGTTACCTGACAGCATCAGGAGACGGCTTATCAATCTTGCCGGAAGCCGCATGACAAAGGATGGGGTGCTCATTATCAAGGCAGAAAGGCATCGTACAAGGGAGCAGAACAGGAGGGATGCAATAGAGAGGCTTGCCGCCCTGATAGTGGAGGCGTCAAAGGTGCCGAAGTACCGCGTAAAAACCGTACCGTCGTTTGCCTCAAAGGAAAAAAGGATAGATACAAAGCAGAAGAGAGGGAAAATTAAGAAATTCAGGGGGAGGGTTTCTTTAGAAGAATTCATTTAAAATCCCTTTCTGGAGCCACTGAGCGGAATCGAACCGCTGACCCCCTCATTACGAGTCTGTAATATAGGAATAATAACAGATACTTAGATATAAAAATATGCAATGCTACCAAAGATTTAGAGGTCAGGTTATTGTTTCTTGACATCTTTTATTTTATGGTGTTTTTTCATGTTATGGTAGCAAAATGGTTGCAAGTCAGTATATGATTGTTTTGTTAAATTATGCTTACTTATAACTAGGGTTTCAGAAAATTTAATGATTAAGAAACAAAAAAAATCCTGTAATGAATCCTATATTGATCCTAATTTAGGAGAAGTTCATATTCGAGATAAGGGGTGGGTACCCAGCATTGATGATGAACTATCTAAATCTGTGGCTCGGTCACTCTATTTAAGTCTGCTGAAAAAGCCAGCATCCTCCAAAAGTCTGTCTGACAAGGATCTGTATATTAAAATTTCTAAATTCAATAAGCTATGTAATGATATGTTAGAATATATTGAAGACTTAAATGGGATAGGACTCTTACTGGACAAGGAAGACT of Desulfatiglans sp. contains these proteins:
- the arfB gene encoding aminoacyl-tRNA hydrolase, coding for MIEITSDIHIPDSELKEDFIRSSGPGGQNVNKVSTAVQLRFDVKNTSSLPDSIRRRLINLAGSRMTKDGVLIIKAERHRTREQNRRDAIERLAALIVEASKVPKYRVKTVPSFASKEKRIDTKQKRGKIKKFRGRVSLEEFI